One window from the genome of Lachancea thermotolerans CBS 6340 chromosome B complete sequence encodes:
- the RPC31 gene encoding DNA-directed RNA polymerase III subunit C31 (similar to uniprot|P17890 Saccharomyces cerevisiae YNL151C RPC31 RNA polymerase III subunit C31 contains HMG-like C-terminal domain), with translation MSFQRGGREGNSFAKNLPFGLSYSDVGVNENTELPSIPLPVNGLVTSKERITSLKYMNFIKAVKEGPFYTGSMSLTIDGTGKQKQLVDEDGINDGIERYSDRYLKKRKIGVSIDEHPFHLEFFPDELYQVMGINKKKLLALSNLNRQDDVFTGSAKDDDAEGLSMLEKLKGLAEDEDETANADGKDDAHEAEDLDDDFGDSDEDDDYNAEKYFDDGDDDAENEDDYGDEPAF, from the coding sequence ATGAGTTTCCAACGTGGTGGGCGCGAGGGCAATTCgtttgccaaaaacttACCTTTTGGGCTGAGCTACAGTGATGTCGGAGTCAATGAGAATACAGAGCTTCCCTCGATCCCGCTTCCCGTTAATGGCTTAGTCACGAGCAAAGAGCGAATCACATCTTTGAAGTACATGAATTTCATTAAGGCGGTCAAAGAAGGTCCCTTTTACACTGGTTCTATGTCGCTAACTATTGATGGCACTGGTAAGCAAAAGCAACTAGTGGATGAAGACGGTATCAACGATGGAATTGAAAGATACTCCGATCgctatttgaaaaagcgcAAAATCGGTGTATCCATAGACGAGCATCCTTTTCATTTGGAGTTTTTCCCAGACGAACTTTACCAGGTTATGGGTataaacaagaagaagcttcttgcgtTGTCAAATCTGAATCGCCAAGACGACGTATTCACAGGTTCTGCGAAAGACGACGATGCAGAGGGCCTGTCAatgctcgagaagctgaaaggGCTCGCggaggatgaagatgaaacaGCAAATGCAGACGGCAAGGACGATGCGCATGAGGCTGAGGACCTCGACGACGACTTcggcgacagcgacgaggatgacgacTATAATGCTGAGAAATACTTTGATGACGGCGATGACGATGCtgaaaatgaagatgaCTACGGCGACGAGCCCGCATTTTAA
- the PGA2 gene encoding Pga2p (weakly similar to uniprot|P53903 Saccharomyces cerevisiae YNL149C Protein required for cell viability): MDFFDRAYQNLYDTFAGIDAAHAIRLVIIVGGYLLFRNLTQKHLAKKQLEQKLRKSEEAKAAEKQKELIADPQDEETIQDNAFGWGNKTRKRVKRQEKILEERLQELEKLQGSQDDDKDIEDLLED, from the coding sequence ATGGATTTCTTCGACAGAGCATACCAGAACTTGTACGATACGTTCGCTGGCATTGACGCTGCCCATGCTATAAGACTAGTGATCATTGTTGGTGGATACCTGCTCTTTAGAAATTTAACTCAAAAGCATCTCGCTAAGAAACAGCTAGAACAAAAATTGCGTAAGTCTGAGGAGGCGAAGGCAGCagagaaacaaaaagagctgatTGCTGATCCACAGGACGAAGAGACCATTCAAGACAATGCGTTCGGCTGGGGGAACAAAACGCGCAAGCGGGTGAAGAGACAAGAGAAGATATTGGAGGAAAGACTCcaggagctggaaaagctaCAAGGCTCGCAGGACGACGACAAAGACATCGAAGACCTATTGGAAGACTGA
- the ALF1 gene encoding Alf1p (similar to uniprot|P53904 Saccharomyces cerevisiae YNL148C ALF1 alpha-tubulin foldin protein implicated in folding of alpha tubulin cofactor B) yields the protein MPQIQISSPLCSIVRELSPQWSWPQLCDKLSEITGVLPSDMQINVIFKDRTSLLINAPLTEQKPLSSLLSKNAVELQVNDSNASSLANELARDFTEGEQSSEQTYHLPEEDYQRRQDSVLQWKKDLQLGKFNPEYQARLQKDCEEQQSRAEELTINERCSVSTPNLPERRGWLRFVGSLTPLMDEPGIWCGVEFDEPVGKNDGSFKGRYFFGPVRPKYGAFVKPSTVKTSAKFSPLLDDIEFSDSEI from the coding sequence atgCCGCAAATACAGATTTCCTCACCTCTGTGCTCAATCGTGCGAGAACTATCGCCACAATGGAGCTGGCCTCAATTGTGTGACAAGCTGTCTGAGATTACAGGGGTTCTGCCTTCCGATATGCAAATCAAtgtcatcttcaaagatcGAACCTCGCTCCTTATCAATGCGCCATTAACTGAACAAAAGCCACTATCAAGCCTACTCTCAAAAAATGCTGTGGAACTTCAAGTCAATGATTCTAACGCTTCCTCTCTCGCCAATGAGCTAGCCCGCGATTTTACGGAGGGCGAACAAAGTTCAGAGCAGACATATCACCTCCCCGAAGAAGATTACCAAAGAAGACAGGACTCTGTGCTTCAATGGAAAAAGGACCTCCAGCTAGGCAAATTTAATCCAGAGTATCAGGCCAGGCTCCAGAAGGACTGCGAGGAACAGCAAAGCCGCGCAGAAGAGCTCACCATAAACGAGAGATGCTCTGTTTCCACACCAAACCTTCCCGAGAGAAGAGGCTGGCTGAGGTTCGTGGGCTCGTTGACGCCGCTAATGGATGAACCTGGTATATGGTGTGGGGTGGAGTTCGACGAACCAGTCGGAAAGAACGACGGCTCTTTCAAAGGGCGCTATTTTTTTGGCCCAGTGCGACCAAAATACGGTGCCTTCGTCAAACCCTCGACTGTGAAAACCTCAGCAAAATTTAGCCCCCTTCTAGACGATATTGAGTTTTCTGATAGCGAGATTTAG